Proteins encoded in a region of the Synechococcus sp. BIOS-U3-1 genome:
- the aroB gene encoding 3-dehydroquinate synthase, producing MSTAQVADLQERTRITVSLERNPYDVIIGRSMVGEIGAALAELPIRSGTKILVVSNPDVAGPYGDSCLGGLRAAGFNPVLLEIDAGEERKTLQTLSLILDKAQQEGLERTSLMLALGGGVVGDMTGFAAACWLRGIGIVQVPTTLLSMVDASIGGKTGVNHPKGKNLIGAFHQPRLVVIDPLTLNTLPIREFRAGMAEVIKYGVIGDPDLFSRLEEATDLSDPVAMDPTLLHDILVLSAEAKALVVADDEREGGRRAILNYGHTFGHVVETLTGYGTWLHGEAVAIGMAAVGRLAVQKGLWSEADQQRQLKLIEKAGLPVAWPALDREAALRTLQGDKKVRHGRLRFVLPTKIGNVIISDEISNEDVNRCLESLN from the coding sequence ATGAGCACAGCGCAGGTAGCTGACTTGCAGGAACGCACAAGGATCACGGTGTCCCTGGAGCGGAATCCCTACGACGTGATCATCGGCCGTTCCATGGTGGGAGAGATTGGCGCTGCACTGGCCGAATTACCGATTCGGTCAGGAACCAAAATTCTTGTGGTGAGCAATCCTGACGTCGCAGGGCCCTACGGCGACAGCTGCCTGGGTGGACTCAGAGCTGCAGGCTTCAACCCTGTACTGCTGGAAATCGATGCGGGAGAGGAACGAAAAACATTGCAAACGCTGAGTTTGATCCTTGACAAGGCACAGCAGGAGGGTCTTGAGCGCACCTCCCTGATGCTGGCTCTTGGAGGAGGCGTTGTTGGTGACATGACGGGCTTCGCAGCGGCTTGCTGGCTGCGCGGCATCGGCATCGTCCAGGTTCCGACCACTCTCCTATCGATGGTGGACGCCTCCATCGGTGGCAAAACGGGCGTGAACCATCCAAAAGGGAAGAATCTGATCGGAGCCTTTCACCAGCCGCGCCTGGTGGTGATTGATCCTTTGACACTGAACACGCTCCCCATTCGTGAATTCAGGGCTGGAATGGCCGAAGTGATCAAATACGGGGTGATTGGAGACCCTGACCTGTTCAGCCGTCTGGAGGAGGCCACAGACCTCTCAGATCCCGTAGCAATGGATCCGACATTGCTCCATGACATCCTTGTGCTCTCAGCGGAAGCCAAGGCACTGGTCGTCGCCGACGATGAACGAGAAGGGGGCCGGCGCGCAATCCTCAACTACGGCCATACCTTCGGTCATGTTGTTGAAACCCTGACGGGATACGGCACTTGGCTCCATGGTGAGGCCGTGGCAATCGGCATGGCGGCAGTTGGACGGCTTGCTGTCCAAAAAGGTCTCTGGAGCGAAGCTGATCAACAGCGGCAACTGAAACTCATCGAGAAAGCAGGCTTACCTGTTGCCTGGCCAGCCCTGGATCGGGAGGCAGCGCTGCGGACCTTGCAAGGCGATAAAAAAGTTCGACACGGTCGACTCCGCTTTGTGCTGCCAACAAAGATCGGAAACGTGATCATCAGTGACGAAATCAGCAACGAAGA
- a CDS encoding carbohydrate ABC transporter permease, translating to MNPVTRPDRRTSLTAWAFLAPALTLLSLSVLIPAAMALLISFTQTGLDVSEPLRFIGLANLRRLAGDPMFYRVLGTTLVYLVSVVPPIVIGALTLAVLVNRVLPGIHWLRAAFYTPVLVSIVVAAIAFRWLYAENGLINGWLEALIGSGFIPIEFLTNPLLALPSVMLVTLWKGLGYYMVIFLGGLQGISKELYEAAELDGSEGWRQHLDITLPLLRPYVTLVAVMSAIAATKVFEEVFLMTQGGPADSTRTLVYYVYDQAFAELEISYACTVGLALFLIVLLLTAIRFALSEERSVI from the coding sequence ATGAACCCTGTCACGAGGCCAGATCGGCGAACAAGCCTCACCGCCTGGGCTTTTCTCGCACCTGCGCTGACGTTATTGAGCCTCTCCGTGCTCATTCCGGCCGCGATGGCTCTGTTGATCAGCTTCACGCAGACTGGGCTGGATGTCTCAGAGCCGCTGCGGTTCATCGGCTTGGCCAATCTGCGCAGGCTGGCTGGTGATCCGATGTTCTATCGCGTCTTGGGCACCACCCTCGTGTACCTCGTGAGTGTTGTGCCTCCGATCGTCATTGGTGCCCTGACCCTGGCCGTACTCGTGAATCGGGTCTTACCTGGAATTCATTGGCTGAGAGCTGCGTTTTACACACCCGTGCTGGTGTCAATCGTTGTCGCGGCTATCGCCTTCCGCTGGCTGTATGCAGAGAACGGGCTGATCAATGGTTGGCTCGAAGCGTTGATCGGATCTGGATTCATTCCTATCGAATTTCTGACCAATCCCCTATTGGCCCTTCCTTCAGTGATGCTTGTGACCCTTTGGAAAGGGCTGGGCTACTACATGGTGATCTTTCTTGGTGGCCTTCAGGGCATTTCCAAGGAGCTTTATGAGGCTGCTGAATTGGACGGCAGTGAGGGATGGAGACAACATCTCGATATCACCCTTCCCCTGCTGCGTCCCTACGTCACGCTGGTGGCAGTGATGTCAGCTATCGCGGCCACTAAGGTTTTCGAGGAGGTGTTTCTCATGACCCAAGGAGGACCTGCCGACTCCACCAGGACCCTTGTTTACTACGTGTATGACCAGGCATTTGCAGAGCTTGAGATCAGCTATGCATGCACCGTTGGTCTTGCGCTGTTCCTGATTGTTTTGCTGCTGACGGCCATCCGGTTTGCTTTGAGTGAGGAACGATCCGTGATTTAA
- a CDS encoding 5-(carboxyamino)imidazole ribonucleotide synthase: MASAAGTIGVVGGGQLALMLCEAAKSRQVAVIVQSASEQDPAIAVAQQQVSGAPTDAAATAELLKRCQHITFENEWIPVDALRALDCDGVEFSPSLTSLLPLVNKLSQRRMLDDLAIPSPAWIALDEINTDSPALPAGWTFPVMAKVAHGGYDGKGTRVINNRKSLQQLLSSVAVEDWLLETWVTYERELALVVSRDQQGRIRSLPLVETHQKNQVCDWVLAPARSEQLLEATAYNIAASLLTSLNYVGVMALEFFYGPAGLMVNEIAPRTHNSGHFSIEACSSSQFDQQLCITAGLPVPATELVVPGAIMVNLLGLPTEGTEPLKSRLAALVAIPRSHLHWYGKQEMPGRKVGHVTVLLEQTHCEARGQEAEGLLKQIREIWPNPLN; the protein is encoded by the coding sequence ATGGCCAGCGCTGCCGGGACAATTGGAGTTGTTGGGGGTGGTCAGCTCGCACTGATGCTGTGTGAAGCAGCGAAGTCACGCCAGGTTGCTGTGATCGTGCAAAGCGCGTCTGAACAGGATCCGGCGATCGCAGTTGCTCAGCAGCAGGTTTCAGGTGCACCCACAGATGCTGCTGCCACTGCGGAATTATTGAAGCGCTGCCAGCACATCACGTTCGAAAACGAATGGATACCGGTTGATGCTCTGCGGGCACTGGATTGTGATGGTGTGGAATTTTCCCCTTCCCTCACCAGTTTGCTGCCGCTGGTGAACAAGCTGTCTCAGCGGCGAATGCTTGATGATCTAGCGATTCCAAGCCCCGCTTGGATTGCTTTGGATGAGATCAACACCGACTCACCAGCGCTTCCTGCCGGCTGGACATTTCCGGTGATGGCCAAAGTGGCCCATGGCGGATATGACGGCAAGGGCACTCGCGTGATCAACAATCGCAAGTCTCTTCAGCAGCTGTTGAGCAGCGTTGCAGTTGAGGATTGGTTATTGGAGACCTGGGTGACTTACGAGCGTGAACTGGCGCTTGTTGTCAGTCGTGATCAGCAGGGACGCATTCGCAGTCTGCCGCTGGTGGAAACGCATCAGAAGAATCAAGTTTGTGACTGGGTACTGGCTCCAGCGCGGTCGGAGCAACTGTTGGAAGCCACTGCATACAACATTGCTGCCTCTTTGCTCACAAGCCTGAATTACGTGGGCGTGATGGCCCTTGAGTTTTTCTACGGCCCAGCTGGGCTGATGGTGAATGAGATTGCACCTCGCACTCATAACTCTGGCCATTTCTCCATCGAGGCGTGCAGCAGCAGTCAATTTGATCAGCAGCTCTGCATTACCGCGGGTCTGCCGGTTCCAGCAACGGAACTCGTGGTGCCTGGCGCCATCATGGTGAACCTTCTGGGGTTGCCCACTGAAGGCACGGAGCCCTTGAAGTCGAGGCTTGCTGCACTTGTTGCCATCCCCAGGTCTCACCTGCATTGGTATGGAAAGCAGGAAATGCCTGGACGGAAGGTCGGTCATGTGACTGTGTTGCTCGAGCAAACCCATTGCGAAGCTCGTGGGCAGGAAGCTGAAGGCCTTTTGAAGCAAATTCGTGAGATCTGGCCGAATCCATTAAATTGA